From Vallitalea longa, one genomic window encodes:
- a CDS encoding transglycosylase domain-containing protein yields the protein MNFSKESNKKKKEKLDSKSSKATKSVSTSFIKILAFAFLLLIIVGVCAGLGFAKSIIDSAPDINVEDIVPKGYASFIYDQDGNEIVQLHGSNANRIYVELDEIPTYLRDGFIAIEDERFWQHNGIDIKGIFRAIFTNLKSGSLAEGASTITQQLIKNNILSTETSFERKIQEQYLAIQLEKKSDKETILENYLNTIGLGRGTNGVQAAANKYFNKDVSELTIAESAVIASITKNPSYYDPVTYPENNKKRQSRILTKLLEQEKITQAQYDEAINEDVYNNIQIVNKSFAGNSSYSYYVDEVISRVIDDLMVKKGYTESQASNLIYRGGLSIYCNQDSDIQKIVDETYTNEDFFPKKNVDYAVRLFYTVTIKDKDGHKKDINKDKTFDTDQEAADYMEQVKKELEDEGNTIISDNSISVPQPQSAMAIIDQHTGYVKAISGGRGEKVGNRTFNRATNSKRHPGSTFKTLAAYLPAIDTAGYTLATVIDDVPSKLPNMPYGWPKNYYRQYKGLSTVREGLKYSMNILAVKTLNDVGVQTGYDYLIKLGFSTLVENETVNGKNYTDKGLSLALGGLSQGVTVLELTAAYAAIANDGVYIEPTFYSRVLDHDGKLLLQKEPVTRTVMKETTAFLLTDALVDVCSPGGTGYPVHFNGMPIAGKTGTSSDDVDLVFAGYTPYYTAVVWKGYDQQQEQVYVRNGYHKAIWKEVMQRIHKDLPRKEFNKPSGIVTAKICTESGKLAVPGLCDHDQRGSTVRTEYFAKGTEPTEPCDVHVKAVICKDSGLMATENCPESSKEELVYIQRPIPFVPQDPNRPPDIADRQYELLPSKIGEYCNIHTAQPEIPDVQLPTDYYNNDMNNNHNSNNHNNDNKPNPFTPFLPND from the coding sequence TGTTGAAGATATTGTTCCAAAAGGATATGCATCATTTATATATGACCAAGACGGTAACGAAATTGTTCAATTACATGGATCTAATGCTAATAGAATATATGTTGAACTTGATGAAATACCTACATATCTTAGAGACGGTTTTATAGCAATAGAAGATGAACGTTTCTGGCAACATAATGGTATTGATATAAAAGGTATTTTCAGAGCTATCTTTACTAACTTGAAATCAGGAAGTTTAGCTGAAGGTGCAAGTACTATTACTCAACAGCTAATAAAAAATAATATATTATCAACTGAAACAAGCTTTGAGAGAAAAATACAAGAACAATATTTGGCAATACAACTAGAAAAGAAATCAGACAAAGAAACTATATTAGAAAACTATTTAAATACTATAGGACTTGGTAGAGGTACTAATGGAGTACAAGCTGCTGCTAATAAATATTTTAATAAGGATGTTAGTGAATTAACAATAGCAGAATCAGCAGTTATTGCTTCAATAACTAAGAATCCTAGTTATTATGATCCTGTTACTTACCCAGAAAATAACAAGAAAAGGCAGTCTAGAATTCTTACTAAGTTATTGGAACAAGAAAAAATAACACAAGCTCAATATGACGAAGCAATCAATGAAGATGTATATAATAATATTCAAATAGTAAACAAATCATTTGCAGGTAACTCAAGTTACTCATATTATGTCGATGAAGTAATATCAAGAGTAATTGATGACTTAATGGTTAAAAAAGGTTATACGGAAAGTCAGGCATCCAATTTAATATATCGTGGAGGACTTAGCATATATTGTAATCAAGATTCTGATATTCAAAAGATAGTAGACGAAACTTATACCAATGAAGATTTCTTCCCTAAGAAAAATGTCGACTACGCTGTTAGACTATTCTATACGGTAACAATCAAAGATAAGGATGGTCACAAAAAAGATATTAATAAAGATAAGACATTTGATACGGACCAAGAAGCAGCAGATTATATGGAGCAAGTAAAAAAAGAACTGGAAGACGAAGGTAATACTATAATATCAGATAATTCCATATCTGTCCCTCAACCACAATCAGCTATGGCAATTATAGACCAACATACTGGTTATGTAAAAGCTATATCAGGTGGTAGAGGCGAAAAAGTAGGAAATCGTACATTTAACCGTGCTACTAATTCCAAACGTCATCCAGGATCAACATTTAAGACTTTAGCAGCTTATCTACCAGCTATTGATACTGCTGGCTATACATTGGCAACTGTAATTGATGACGTACCTTCTAAATTACCGAATATGCCATATGGTTGGCCAAAGAACTATTATAGGCAATATAAAGGTTTATCTACTGTTAGAGAAGGTTTAAAATATTCTATGAATATATTGGCAGTAAAAACACTTAATGATGTAGGTGTCCAAACTGGTTATGACTATTTAATTAAGTTAGGTTTTTCAACATTAGTAGAAAATGAAACAGTCAACGGAAAAAATTACACTGATAAAGGTCTATCATTAGCACTTGGTGGTTTATCTCAAGGGGTTACTGTATTAGAATTGACAGCAGCATATGCTGCAATTGCCAACGATGGTGTATATATAGAACCAACATTCTATTCTAGAGTTCTGGACCATGATGGAAAGCTGTTATTACAAAAAGAACCTGTTACAAGAACTGTAATGAAAGAAACAACCGCTTTCCTATTGACAGATGCTTTAGTAGATGTTTGTAGCCCAGGAGGTACTGGTTATCCCGTTCACTTTAATGGTATGCCTATTGCAGGTAAAACAGGAACTTCTTCTGATGATGTAGACTTAGTTTTTGCTGGATATACTCCTTATTATACTGCTGTAGTCTGGAAAGGTTATGACCAGCAACAAGAACAAGTTTATGTACGTAATGGATATCATAAAGCAATCTGGAAAGAAGTTATGCAGAGAATTCATAAAGACCTTCCAAGAAAAGAATTTAACAAACCATCTGGTATCGTAACTGCTAAAATATGTACAGAATCAGGTAAACTAGCTGTTCCAGGATTATGTGATCATGATCAAAGAGGATCTACAGTACGAACTGAATACTTCGCTAAAGGTACTGAACCAACTGAACCTTGTGATGTTCATGTAAAAGCAGTCATTTGTAAAGACTCTGGATTGATGGCTACAGAAAATTGTCCGGAATCAAGCAAAGAAGAACTAGTATATATTCAACGACCTATTCCATTTGTACCTCAAGACCCTAACAGGCCACCAGATATCGCAGATAGACAGTATGAATTGCTACCTTCAAAGATAGGGGAATATTGTAACATTCATACTGCACAACCTGAAATACCTGATGTACAATTGCCAACTGATTATTATAATAATGATATGAATAATAACCATAATAGCAATAATCATAATAACGACAATAAACCTAATCCATTTACACCTTTTTTACCTAATGACTAG